A single genomic interval of Astyanax mexicanus isolate ESR-SI-001 chromosome 4, AstMex3_surface, whole genome shotgun sequence harbors:
- the LOC125801462 gene encoding zinc finger protein 271-like: MKQSPDMEKHQHSAKSFTKQSDLKKHQRIHTGEKPYHCSDCGKSFNQQSNLKKHQRLHTGEKPYHCSDCGGSFNHQSNLQRHQRIHTGVKPFHCSDCGKSFNQQSNLKSHQRIHTGVKPYHCSDCGKIFTTQSELKKHQRIHTGEKPYHCSDCGGSFNQQSHLQRHQRIHTGVKPYYCSDCGKIFTTQSDLKSHQRIHTGEKPYHCSDCRKSFITQSKLKIHQRIHTGEKPYHCSDCGKSFNHHSHLKKHQRIHTGEKNVPNLSHGN, from the coding sequence atgaagcaaagtcctgacatggagaaacatcagcactctgccaagagttttactaaacagagtgatctcaaaaaacaccagcgcattcacacaggagagaaaccgtatcactgctcagactgtgggaagagttttaatcaacagagtaatctcaaaaaacaccagcgccttcacacaggagagaaaccgtatcactgctcagactgtggggggAGTTTTAATCACCAGAGtaatctccaacgacaccagcgcattcacacaggagtgaaaccgtttcactgctcagactgtgggaagagttttaatcaacagagtaatctcaaaagtcaccagcgcattcacacaggagtgaaaccatatcactgctcagactgtgggaagatttttactacccagagtgaacttaaaaaacaccagcgcattcacacaggagagaaaccgtatcactgctcagactgtggggggagttttaatcaacagagtcatctccaacgacaccagcgcattcacacaggagtgaaaccgtattactgctcagactgtgggaagatttttactacccagagtgatctcaaaagtcaccagcgcattcacacaggagagaaaccgtatcactgctcagactgtaggaagagttttattacacagagtaaacttaaaatacatcagcgcattcacacaggagagaaaccatatcactgctcagactgtgggaagagttttaatcatcacagtcatctcaaaaaacaccagcgcattcacacaggagagaaaaatgtcccaaatttgtcccatggcaattaa